A genomic segment from Capra hircus breed San Clemente chromosome 7, ASM170441v1, whole genome shotgun sequence encodes:
- the REXO1 gene encoding RNA exonuclease 1 homolog, with the protein MLRSTGFFRAIDCPYWAGAPGGPCRRPYCHFRHRGARGPGAPGEGGAVSPAAGLGYDPYNPELPKPPAQRENGVLGRGIDSHSDILELELVNQAIEAVRSEVELEQRRYQELLETARECGSAEAPVLAPHGPAACPATNLDGDAFPLSFDYNPSGHGLLSPDASYQPTPLAATAEPGCKYSLASPDRAQGHGGGGGGALEYVPKAVGQPRRYGRPVSSSKYVVDNSKPSTDLEYDPLSNFSARLLSRASTKDERAPKRPRSSRGSEPYTPAPKKPCDPFGSCDARFSDSDDDAVVAPGDKPVTTSPPRAQGGAESKAPGKPGSREGPELEEGSLRETKEMAVQCDVEDLGPPPRSPGRPPLAKPSSPARAAPERSSPKEGRPKKKSGVPPTASHKDSVRKTDKGKDGARGRPAEKPAADRRGPQAGSPWHKAERPQGTKKKPSSATLVASSGKGQPERPGPLPSPTQGAARQLSDRIAGKTLSGKLAERKARSLDEGAPRDAPKLPRRTLSHAELFGDESEDEDPRPQAPATRPPAPPSLSSSSDSDSDSDSSLGLSAARGPPKRLKASPPPPSSSSSSSSSSGAGSDVDYSALEKEVDFDSDPMEECLRIFNESTAVKTEDKGRLARQPPKEEKTEDKGHSGLTTLFPGQKRRISHLSKQGKEAEPMRRGPAPPARPPTAQEVCYRRAQQAQRESAGWLQAAQQLGEKPSSVHISAPGEKRRIAHVPNPLLAAAPTGAKRTLSASSSQHPNGPEPGSQPLKTRTLSGMASKTTTTVAPKRVAHSPSLQSLKKPIIPKEFGGKVPTVIRQRYLNLFIEECLKFCSSNQEAIEKALNEEKVAYDRSPSKNIYLNVAVNTLKKLRGLGPGAGAGLNKTSGRRVVSHEVVLGGKLAARTSFSLSRPSSPRVEDLKGAALYSRLKEYLLTEGQLKENGYPFPHPEKPGGAVIFTAEEKKPKDSSCRICCRCGAEYLVSSSGRCVREEECYYHWGRLRRNRVAGGWETQYTCCSAAIGSTGCQVAKQHVQDGRKENLEGFVKTFEKELSGDAHPGVYALDCEMSYTTYGLELTRVTVVDTDLQVVYDTFVRPDNEIVDYNTRFSGVTEADLADTSISLRDVQAVLLSMFSSDTVLIGHSLESDLLALKVIHSTVVDTSVLFPHRLGLPYKRSLRNLMADYLRQIIQDNVDGHSSSEDASACMHLVIWKIREDAKTKR; encoded by the exons GGCTCGGTTATGACCCCTACAACCCTGAGCTGCCCAAGCCCCCCGCACAGAGGGAGAATGGCGTCCTGGGCAGAGGCATTGATTCCCACTCAGACATCCTGGAGCTGGAGTTGGTCAACCAGGCCATCGAGGCCGTGCGCTCTGAGGTGGAGCTGGAGCAGAGGCGCTACCAGGAGCTCCTGGAGACGGCCCGGGAGTGTGGTTCGGCTGAGGCCCCCGTCCTGGCACCTCATGGCCCTGCTGCCTGCCCCGCCACCAACCTGGACGGGGATGCCTTCCCACTGTCCTTCGATTACAACCCCAGCGGCCATGGCCTTTTGAGCCCCGATGCCAGCTATCAGCCCACCCCACTGGCTGCCACTGCTGAGCCTGGCTGCAAGTACTCACTGGCCTCGCCAGACCGGGCTCAGGGCCATGGTGGAGGGGGTGGCGGTGCCCTGGAGTATGTCCCCAAGGCCGTGGGCCAGCCCCGGCGGTACGGCCGCCCTGTCTCCAGCAGTAAGTACGTGGTGGACAACTCAAAGCCGTCTACAGACCTGGAGTATGACCCCCTGTCCAACTTCTCTGCCCGCCTGCTTAGCAGGGCCAGCACCAAGGACGAAAGGGCCCCCAAGCGGCCCCGGAGCTCCCGTGGCAGCGAGCCCTACACACCTGCACCCAAGAAGCCCTGTGACCCCTTTGGCAGCTGTGATGCCAGGTTCTCGGACTCGGATGATGATGCTGTTGTCGCTCCGGGTGACAAACCCGTCACCACCAGCCCCCCAAGAGCTCAAGGGGGCGCTGAGAGCAAGGCCCCGGGGAAGCCGGGCTCCAGGGAGGGCCCTGAACTGGAGGAGGGCAGCCTTCGGGAGACCAAGGAGATGGCGGTGCAGTGTGACGTGGAGGATCTCGGGCCACCTCCTCGGAGCCCAGGCAGGCCACCCCTGGCTAAGCCCAGCTCACCAGCCAGGGCTGCACCAGAGCGCAGCAGCCCCAAGGAGGGGAGGCCTAAGAAGAAAAGTGGGGTGCCACCCACCGCCAGCCACAAGGACAGTGTCCGGAAGACAGATAAGGGCAAGGATGGTGCACGAGGGAGGCCTGCTGAGAAGCCCGCTGCAGACAGGAGGGGCCCGCAGGCCGGCAGCCCCTGGCACAAGGCAGAGCGGCCCCAAGGGACCAAGAAAAAGCCATCTTCAGCCACTCTAGTGGCCAGCTCAGGGAAAGGCCAACCTGAACGGCCAGGACCGCTGCCGAGCCCCACACAGGGGGCAGCCCGCCAACTGTCAGATAGGATAGCTGGGAAGACCCTGTCAGGGAAGCTGGCAGAGAGGAAGGCCCGCTCGCTGGACGAGGGTGCCCCCCGGGACGCCCCCAAGCTGCCCAGGCGGACCCTGAGCCACGCCGAGCTCTTCGGGGATGAGAGTGAGGACGAGGACCCGCGGCCCCAGGCGCCGGCCACCCGGCCTCCCGCTCCCCCCAGCCTCAGCTCTAGCTCAGACTCGGACTCAGACTCGGACTCCAGCCTGGGTCTGTCCGCTGCGCGGGGGCCGCCCAAGCGCCTCAaggcctccccgccccccccctcctcctcctcctcctcctcctcctcctcggggGCGGGCTCTGACGTGGACTACtcggccctggagaaggaagttgaCTTTGACTCCGACCCCATGGAAGAGTGCCTGCGCATCTTCAACGAGTCAACGGCCGTCAAGACTGAGGACAAGGGCCGCCTGGCCCGGCAG CCCCCCAAGGAGGAGAAGACTGAGGACAAGGGGCATTCAGGCCTGACCACGCTGTTTCCCGGGCAGAAGAGGAGGATTTCTCACCTCTCCAAGCAAGGCAAGGAG GCGGAGCCCATGAGGAGAGGCCCTGCGCCCCCTGCCCGGCCCCCGACCGCCCAGGAGGTGTGCTACCGACGGGCCCAGCAGGCGCAGAGGGAGTCAGCTGGCTGGCTCCAGGCCGCCCAGCAGCTGGGTGAGAAGCCCAGCTCTGTCCACATCTCGGCCCCAGGAGAGAAGCGGAGGATTGCCCATGTCCCCAACCCCCTCCTGGCTGCAG CCCCCACAGGCGCCAAGAGGACCCTCTCGGCCAGCAGCAGCCAGCACCCCAACGGCCCCGAGCCAGGCAGCCAGCCCCTGAAGACACGCACATTGTCGGGCATGGCAtccaaaaccaccaccaccgtgGCCCCCAAGCGTGTGGCGCACAGCCCGTCCTTACAG AGTTTAAAGAAGCCCATTATCCCAAAAGAGTTTGGGGGCAAAGTCCCCACTGTCATCCGCCAGCGGTATCTCAACCTGTTTATTGAAGAGTGCCTCAAATTTTGCTCTTCTAACCAGGAAGCCATAGAGAAG GCGCTCAACGAGGAGAAGGTAGCCTACGACCGCAGCCCCAGCAAGAACATCTACCTGAACGTGGCTGTGAACACCCTCAAGAAGCTGCGCGGCCTGGGCCCGGGTGCTGGAGCTGGTCTCAACA AAACCAGCGGCCGGAGGGTGGTGTCCCATGAAGTGGTGCTGGGGGGCAAGTTGGCTGCCAGGACCAGCTTTTCACTCAGCCGCCCTAGCAGCCCCCGTGTGGAGGATCTGAAAG GGGCCGCCCTGTACAGCCGCCTCAAGGAGTACCTGCTCACGGAGGGCCAGCTCAAGGAGAATGGCTACCCTTTCCCGCACCCCGAGAAGCCTGGTGGCGCCGTCATCTTCACAGCTGAGGAGAAGAAACCCAAGGACT CCTCCTGCAGGATCTGCTGCCGCTGCGGCGCCGAGTACCTCGTGTCTTCCTCTGGCCGCTGTGTGCGAGAGGAGGAGTGTTACTACCACTGGGGGCGGCTCCGCCGGAACCGAG TGGCCGGTGGCTGGGAGACTCAGTACACGTGCTGCTCAGCTGCCATAGGCTCTACCGGCTGTCAGGTCGCCAAG cAACATGTGCAGGATGGCCGGAAGGAAAACTTGGAAGGGTTCGTGAAGACTTTTGAGAAAGAGCTTTCAGGAGATGCGCATCCAGGAGTCTACGCCCTCGACTGTGAGATG TCCTATACCACGTACGGCCTGGAGCTGACGCGCGTCACAGTGGTGGACACGGATCTCCAGGTTGTGTACGACACCTTTGTCAGGCCAGACAACGAGATTGTCGACTATAACACTAG GTTTTCAGGAGTGACCGAGGCTGACCTTGCAGACACGAGCATCTCACTCCGGGATGTCCAGGCTGTGTTGCTTAGCATGTTCAGCTCAGACACCGTCCTCATCGGTCACAGTCTGGAGAGTGACCTGCTGGCCTTGAAG GTCATCCACAGCACCGTGGTGGACACGTCTGTGTTATTCCCGCATCGCCTGGGCCTCCCCTACAAGCGCTCCCTGCGGAATCTCATGGCCGACTACCTCAGACAGATCATCCAGGACAATG TGGACGGGCACAGCTCCAGCGAGGATGCCAGTGCCTGCATGCACCTGGTGATCTGGAAGATCCGAGAAGACGCCAAGACCAAGCGGTGA